The Bremerella sp. JC817 genomic interval GGACCCGCAACGTCCGCGCGGCCGACCCCGACAGGCCCTGGTTCGCCTACTTCAGCACCGGCGCCGTCCACGCTCCGCACCATGTCCCGGCCGACTGGCGGGGCAGATACAAGGGCCGATTCGACCACGGTTGGGACAGGCAGCGCGAGCTGACACACGCGAAGCAGCTGGAGATGAAGGTCATCCCCGAGGGGACGAGGCTCACGCCCCGGCCCGAGGAGCTCCCCGCCTGGGACGCCAAAAAACTGGCCAGAGGGGCAGCTGGGGTAAATGAACCGCCATAGACATATCGTGGCAGAGGAATTGAGCAAGTTTCGTAGTCCTCCCCGTTATCAGCGGGTCGCCGACTGATGACATACCCTTCAACAACTGCCGGACGAGCTCCTTGTTCCTTGGAATTATGTTTGTGAAACGCCCCGTCCGAGGTAAACCCTGCGAACAGTGCGCGAAC includes:
- a CDS encoding sulfatase-like hydrolase/transferase; protein product: TRNVRAADPDRPWFAYFSTGAVHAPHHVPADWRGRYKGRFDHGWDRQRELTHAKQLEMKVIPEGTRLTPRPEELPAWDAKKLARGAAGVNEPP